The following DNA comes from Methanosarcina vacuolata Z-761.
AAACCGTTTACTGAAAAAGTATTCTCTATCCAGTTGTAATTTTCTCTTCCAATATGTCCTTCGTCAAGTTCCGGCTGGGAAGAATCAAGCCCTACTACAGTGACCTCTCCAAAGTGCCCGGAAGTCGATCTGGTTTTGAAAAGATCCTCAAAAAAGAGGTAACCGGCGTTTCTGGAGTCATGGTTTCCTGGAACTATCACCTTGTTTTTGCATTCAATCCTGTCGATGAATTTCTTTGCCCCATTATACTCGGCTGCAAGCCCGTTTTCCGTCAGGTCTCCGGTGATTACTACAATATCTGGAGAACTCCTGTTTATGTTTTCAAGCATGGAATTTGCAATATCCGGCATATAATATGCCTCTGAGAAATGAATGTCTGAAATATGTACTATTCTTTTAATTTCTATTCCTCTGTCTTACTCATTCGCGTTTCAACGTTGAGAATAATAATTAATGAAATTATATATAGTTATTCGATTTAGACAATATATAAAAAAGAAAAAAGGTAATTAATAAAATAAGTATATTTTCTATATATAATTAAATTTTCTAGTCGAGTGAATTTTTTTTGATATTCTATTTTTTTGGCTGACCTTTGTTCCAAAATAACTTGCGAGAAAACAGAAGTTCATATCCTGGGAATTGAGACGCAAAACGCAAGTGAAGGTCTGGAAGACATTAACTTATTGAATCATAAAAAAGAAAATGAAGAGATTTGAGCACTGGCTCACTGTAAAATAAGTAACATGGGATTATTAATTAAATTCTTGTGAAGGCATATTTTTCTTGTCTGTTCGTATATTTTCTGGTCTGTTCAGTTCTGTTCATAGGTTCGGGTCTGTTCATAGGTTTTGTTCCCACGTTACTAATCAATGATACACATCTTTTGTATATATAGTTTTGTTTTTTCTATATTAAGATCTCACTAAATATTAGTTTCAATACCAAAAAACAATATTTTTTATTTTTCTATTTTCCTTCTGGAATTCCTGGGAAACGTTATCATCCAATGATACTTTTTTTGCAAAAATCACATAAAAATCCTGTGTTTCTAATCAGCTTGTTTTTTGTTCTCTTCATTAGTATGCAAAATAAATAGTCTGCTCCATATCATTTTCTTTCTCCAGATTAGGACTTCCTGTTTATATGTACATGAGGACTGAAAAACCTCTGATTTCCAGAATATAAAAAATTTTGAATCAAATGTCATGAGTGTTTTATCCCAAAATTCTTCCGTTTAAACTTTGTATTGCAGTTATATGTCGTGCACAAATGATTCACCATTTTACTTCAACTTCAAATTTGGTTCATTTTGCATGGTCATTCTATAATATCAAAATGGAATTGGAATTAACTCAAATTTAATTTTTTGAGTCGCCTGCTGTTGTATCGTATATCAACTTTCAAATAGTTTTGAATCTACGAAAGCATTTCAGGATACAACGGTTAGGATTCCAACGGTTTAGGATTCCTGAAAATTGATTTTTCAAAGGGCAATATCTCTTATTGTGTAAGGTCTTACTCGATGGATCGTAAACCAAAATTATTTAATATTTATAAAGTAATTTACATTATAACCTTCGTATATTTTAGTGCATAGAAGGCTTAAAAACGTTCAATTGAAGCTGTTACTCGCCCCACTAAACGGATTTTACAATATTATACAGAAATAAAATCTAATTTTATATAAAAATAAAATGCACTTTTAAGGGAAAGCTAAATTCGGTGATATTTTAAGAAATAATACGTTATACAATGCGTCATTTCAAAGTATTTTTAAGGCCATGCGTTTTCCCTAAAATTTAAAGAAGGTAATAAATTGTATTATTGGAGGAGTAAGATTGAATAAACAATGTTTATCAAGTTTTGCTGCAATTCTTATTGCGCTTCTCATAGTTGCTCCTGGCATTGCAGGAGCGGCCCCTAAGATTGGTTGTACTGCCCCGGGTTATGAGAATGTCACGGTCTGTCAAGCTAAAGATATACTCGAAAATAAACATGTATTCCTTCTGGACGTTCGTACTCCAGCAGAATTTAACTATTCTCACATTGAAGGAGCGACATTAATACCATTAAAAAATGTGCCGAAGCATGATTCTGTAAGTTTGCCAGACGACCAGTTACTGCCTGCTCGGCTGAAAGAACTGCCAGAAAACAAAAACACAAAGATAGTTGTCTATTGCCTTAGCGGGGGACGAAGTGCCACCGCAAGCCAAATGATAGCAGATGCCGGTTACAAAAATGTATATAACGTTCAAGGCGGTCTCAAAGCATGGGTAAATGCGGGATATCCAGTTGTAATTGATCCTGTAAAATGGTTCGCTAGTTATCCTCCTAATTAAGTTTAAGGAAATAATATAGGCATATTATCGGCTTTTGTAGAAATCCTGTGGTTTATGAATTTTCAAATACTTATAAACAGAAGTGCGAAAGTTAAATTTCAATGATTGAATAAAGGATTTCTACAGAACCTTATTTTTATACTTATGACTTAGCTGTTAAAGTAAGAACTCAATAATATTAAATCTCCATCTATCCAGATGCCAGCATAAAAAATAGTTTTAAACATATGCATATAATTTTAAAAGTCTGTTTTTGAGCATCCAGTTTGTTCATATCTTCAATTCATACCTTGATTTTTACTTTCAGCAAGTTTATATCTAGTAGATATAGCAATATCTTTAAATGAAAGTAAGTAATTGCTTACTTACATGGAAGATACAGAACAAAGAATCTTAGACGCAGCTTTGAGAGTATTCGCCAGTGAAGGATACACGGGTGCGACTACACGAAAAATCGCTGAAGAGGCAAACGTTGCCGAGGTAACTTTGTTCCGAAAATTCAAGTCAAAAGAAAACCTGCTGAAAGAGGTGTTAATCAATAACCGAACTGTTTTTTCATCGCTGGAGGAGTTATTCCATATATTCCAGAACGAAAAAGATGCAGACCTTGAGACAGAGCTTCGGATTTTAGGGAAAAATATTGCAAAAGCTATGAAAGATAAAAAGAAGGATAGCAAACGCCGGATGTTTATGTTTATGCTATTTGAAGAAGGAAGACGGAGGCCCGAAGTCTCTGAAGCTCTATTATCGTTTCTTCAAATGAATATCAAGCCTTTGAGCGAATACTTTGATTTGCAAATAAAAAACGGAAAAATGCGGACTATAAATTCCAGGTCTGCAGCAATAACTTTTGTCAGTTATTTTGTTTATACATCTTTACTAAGAGAAGTATTTGGTGACAGTTTGTTGGGTGATTATAATGAGGAAATTGAACGGTTTATTGACATATTCACTAAAGGTATCCTGAAGGATGAAGAAAACTGAAAAACAGGTGAGAAAATGGAACCGATTATTGAGGTCAAAAATCTTGTCAAAGTTTTTCATTCACGAGGGAGGAAAATAATCGCAGTGAACGATGTCAGCTTTGATGTATTCAAAGGAGAAATTTTCGGTATGATAGGACCAAATGGAGCTGGCAAATCAACTACGTTTTCCATGCTTACCACGTTAATAAAGCCCACAAGTGGCAGTATAAGAGTTGCTGGCTTTGATGTTGAAAAACAGGACTACAAAATAAGACCGCTTATAGGCATAGTTCCACAGAAGCTCAGCCTTTACCCACTCCTTACAGCCAGAGAAAACCTGGAACTCATGGGGAACCTTTACAATGTTCCAAAACAGGTCATGGAAGAAAAAATCGATTACTATCTGAAGCTTGTAGGGCTCGAAGCTAGTGCTGACCGCTTTACTGGAGGCTTTTCTGGTGGTATGAAACAGCGCTTATCAGTAATCGCCGCAGTGTTGCATGACCCTCAGATTCTATTCTGGGATGAACCTTCAACCGGTCTTGACCCCCAGACAAGAAATGTGATCTGGAAACTCGCTAGGAAATTCAACGAAGAAGGGAAAACTCTGGTTTTTACAACTCATTACATGGAAGAGGCGGACAATCTATGTGATAGGGTTGCTGTAATGGACTCCGGCAAAATGGTAGCTCTTGATAACCCCGAACGTTTAAAAGAAACTACAGGGAGTACAAATCTGGAAGAAGTGTTTGTACACTTTACAGGAGAAAAGGTACGTGATTAAATGACAATAAAAACTGAGCTAAGGGATTCATTAATAGTAGCGAAAAAAGAATTCAAAATACTTTCCCGAAAAAAGGCGCTCATAATTCCTCTGGTTTTATTCCCTATAATCATGATAGTCTTTTTTGGCTATGGTATGGGTGGAACAGTCAAAAATGCTCCCATCCTTATAGTCAATGATGATACAGGCAGAGTCTCAAATTCCCTTGTTCAGGAAATCGGAAGCTATACTGGCAAATACGATGGAAATCCAATGTTTTCGGTGACCTACACTAAGGATATGTCGCAATCAGAGGCTGAGAGTAAAATAGACGCTGGAATGTATAAAGGCGTTCTGCTTATTCCTCCTGATTATAGTGATAGCATAGTCAAAAATGAGAGTACAAACTTGACGCTTCTGACTGACACATCAGACACTACCACAAGTAGCACAATTATCAACTTTATGAAACAGTTGCTGGCGAAAACAGGGTCAGTCTCTTTAAACATTCCCAATGTTTACGGTAATCTGGAATATCTGGACTTCCTCATACCAGGTGTTATAGCTCTTACAGTGTTTATGGGTTCTGTAGCAACCACGGGTTCTGCAATTGCAGGAGAAAAAGAAGATGGTACACTTATTCGTATGCTGATGACGCCTATTAGTAAGAGATCTGTAATTCTCGGGAAGACGATATATCAGCTAATATTGCAATTAGGCAGAGCAGTTATCTTGATACTTGCAGC
Coding sequences within:
- a CDS encoding metallophosphoesterase family protein, whose protein sequence is MSDIHFSEAYYMPDIANSMLENINRSSPDIVVITGDLTENGLAAEYNGAKKFIDRIECKNKVIVPGNHDSRNAGYLFFEDLFKTRSTSGHFGEVTVVGLDSSQPELDEGHIGRENYNWIENTFSVNGFKVFALHHHLIPIPRTGRGNNVLVDAGDVLELLDRSGVNLVLCGHWHIPWVWRLNDMLVISAGTVCSSKVRGKMSQCYNLIEIDAPESDCKRWYLQVYRVFTRGEKEKVVDSII
- a CDS encoding rhodanese-like domain-containing protein, producing MNKQCLSSFAAILIALLIVAPGIAGAAPKIGCTAPGYENVTVCQAKDILENKHVFLLDVRTPAEFNYSHIEGATLIPLKNVPKHDSVSLPDDQLLPARLKELPENKNTKIVVYCLSGGRSATASQMIADAGYKNVYNVQGGLKAWVNAGYPVVIDPVKWFASYPPN
- a CDS encoding TetR/AcrR family transcriptional regulator; translation: MEDTEQRILDAALRVFASEGYTGATTRKIAEEANVAEVTLFRKFKSKENLLKEVLINNRTVFSSLEELFHIFQNEKDADLETELRILGKNIAKAMKDKKKDSKRRMFMFMLFEEGRRRPEVSEALLSFLQMNIKPLSEYFDLQIKNGKMRTINSRSAAITFVSYFVYTSLLREVFGDSLLGDYNEEIERFIDIFTKGILKDEEN
- a CDS encoding ABC transporter ATP-binding protein, with the translated sequence MEPIIEVKNLVKVFHSRGRKIIAVNDVSFDVFKGEIFGMIGPNGAGKSTTFSMLTTLIKPTSGSIRVAGFDVEKQDYKIRPLIGIVPQKLSLYPLLTARENLELMGNLYNVPKQVMEEKIDYYLKLVGLEASADRFTGGFSGGMKQRLSVIAAVLHDPQILFWDEPSTGLDPQTRNVIWKLARKFNEEGKTLVFTTHYMEEADNLCDRVAVMDSGKMVALDNPERLKETTGSTNLEEVFVHFTGEKVRD
- a CDS encoding ABC transporter permease; protein product: MTIKTELRDSLIVAKKEFKILSRKKALIIPLVLFPIIMIVFFGYGMGGTVKNAPILIVNDDTGRVSNSLVQEIGSYTGKYDGNPMFSVTYTKDMSQSEAESKIDAGMYKGVLLIPPDYSDSIVKNESTNLTLLTDTSDTTTSSTIINFMKQLLAKTGSVSLNIPNVYGNLEYLDFLIPGVIALTVFMGSVATTGSAIAGEKEDGTLIRMLMTPISKRSVILGKTIYQLILQLGRAVILILAAYILLGFNMNGSWLLISLVLIVFTLGGVGMGIVMSSRVEDMESFFQLNMLVTMPSMFVTGVFFPLSSVPDWMRYIAYCLPLTYAIDAMRTIMIKGQGLNAISNDLMILSLFAVVTFTLGVHLFRREA